A stretch of DNA from Manihot esculenta cultivar AM560-2 chromosome 7, M.esculenta_v8, whole genome shotgun sequence:
TAATTAGACCTGTAAATGGTACAAAATCTCATGGTTTAGTGGTAGCTTTCCATCAATAACAAGGTCAAGATAACTGCGTATTTCTCTAAGTCGAGCATCCAACCCTTTCAAAGCAGTGAGTTTCCCAGACACCTGCATGGACAAACTGAAAACTTAGGTTCCTCGCAGAAAGAGGAGCTGAAAAACATCCGCACAGAAgtgagaaatgaaagaaaaaaaactgaGAACATTCAAAATCAAGACCTCAGTTGCGAGGGTGCTAATAGAGGTGTCCTTCACATCCCTTAGCAAGTGTTCCACACCTGTTAAAGTAGCACAAGGGAATTAAAAGCAGTTACAGAATATCACGTTGAACTGGCATGCTATAGAAGGCTATTTCCATTCTAttttataaacaaaaaaaaaacacatttttTTCAAATGGCATACCAATTTCCTCAACTTCATGAGCAGCAATTTCTGACGGCACATGCACAAATACCTTCTGGCTTTTCTGGGTGGCATTCTATAACCATACACAACCATCAGTTAATGCCCAAGAGTACATACCATCAGTTAACCTCCAAGCATATGTGATGCATGGAGGCAGTATTATAAAGAATGGCTGCATAACTTTTTCAGACTCATTTCCTACATATGACAGCTCGTTTAAAACCAACAGAACAAATAGATATTTTTGCTTCACTTTACTGAAATCATATTCTTACCTCTTTCACCTCTTCGACTGCACAGTAAGCTTTTGTGGGAATTCCCAGCTCCACTGGTTGGACATCAATTATGACCAAGACAGGATTTGGAACATAACTGCAACCGCAAACAAAAACTTATAATAAAGCagcaaaataaataatcaaGCAAATCGGAGCagaaaatatcaaattaaaaatagatttattttgCCAAGAGGCAGAGAGTCCAAGTCAGAGATGGTCTATTTCGATCAAGAAACAGGTCGAAGAACTCAATATATTGCAGGTGATGATCTTACTCATTAAGAAGTCCATGAATATCCAGGTCATTTTCCCTCAGTTTTGGACCTGTACTATACCAACCCACCACATGCTCCTTGGCTGAAAAAACAATTTGCTATCTTCATAATATCAAAGTCTCCAGAGAAAGAAAtgcaatataaaaaatattgtctGAGACAATACCATTTATTCTTTTGAACATAGAAAACATAGACTCGTGATAATTGTGGTCAAGAAACCAGATGCTTGGGTCCTTATCATCTTCTTCAAATGGCACTGAGAAATTACAATTCAAATATTGTAAGAGCTTCAAACAAAGTTCTTTCCCACATTAGCATGATCATTGACTCTCAAACTACAGAACCCAATTCCATTATTTACACACAATGATCTATAACTCATTATAACCCACAAAAGAATTTTCAAACACAAATTGAGGGATCAAAAGCAAAAGAGATCTAGAAATTGAACAGAGAGAAAAATGAGTTGTACCTGCATAGCTGTTAGTGACATCAACGGCGCCTTTAAAAGAAGAACCAAGCAAAACACCAACAACGCGTTTGCGAGTATCCTTAGCGACTCTGTTGTAGTTATCGACGATACTCAGGAGAACCAGTGGGTGCACTATTACCTTCTCTATCGGTCTCGCCGATATTTGCTGCGTCTTTATCACATCCATTACTGCCTCTCGTCGATGATTCAACTCTCCAAACTCAAAATTTTCAATACCTTTCTGCTTCCAATTCTCTGGATTTCGGATTATGGATTTTGGAGTTCGGTTGCTTCTTCCCCACGAAATCTTTTTCTATTTGCCTTTCAGCTTTCACTTGCTTGCCCTTCTCTCCTGTGATTGGGCTGTTGGTGGTTTATGGTTTCTTGGGCCCATGTTTTCATGACTGGGCCTTATTTGGATGAAGCCCAAATTTTGGAAAGGGTCAATCATGTTTGGGCCGAGATTGAGCCCATTTTAAACATTGGGTCCCTGGCTGGCTCTGTTTATGAAATTTTGTTTGTGGAGCTAAGATGAAATTACAATGGAAAGaaacttttctttttgtaaTGGTTTTGTTTGAGAAGGAAAATTTGGGATAGGGATTTGATTCATTTAtaattaaaggaaaaattattatttagtctttatgatttgaaaaaatttactaactagtctatcaattttaaaaaatatattaattagtctctttattaattttaacagttaaatattaaaaaaaaatttacgatACCTTCGATACGGAAGGATTagttaatagatatttttttataaaagtaataaattaattaataaatttttttatattttagagactatataaataataaaatatttaacattttaatggaaaaattaattagtgttaggtaaaattttatatagatatatatataattttccaAATGGggttttaatttcttattttttcatacattatttttattaaaataaccaAAGTAttcttctaaaaaataaataaattattttcattgatGAAGATAcgttacaataataataaagtagatAGGTATAAGCTCAAGAAAAGATGGAAGAGTTGATAAAATGTAAACATATAAAAAACCCAAGCATGAATTGAAGCAAAACCCTACTTGATCAAGCTTATCTCAGCCATTGATTGTCAAGTTCAATGACTGCAGTAATAGTGTTTGTATCAAATTTCAAGGCTAACAACTAAATTATGTATGAGAATTGTTAGTTTAGTTAATCTATATCAATGGGATgagattaatttataagtatAATTCAATGAAAATAGGACAAACCCAATAGGTTTCAATTTAGGTTTTGTATTTgtcaatattaattaatttttatctaatttttcaaaaacatcattctattttataaaattaaaccctTTATCatcctaaaaaaataaataaacgaaTAGTTAATCAATTGAAACTGATGTaggctcttttcttttcttttcttttcttttcttgttgaTAAGTAAAATGAGAAGATTGCCATGTGTAAGGGAGAATGTTCTAAGACTTTGAGTCCAAAAAGCAAACAAAACACATGGTAGTGCTGCATGCTGCATGGTGCAAGCTTGCAAGTGAACTTTTGAGCCACCATTTTTGAACTTTCTGCactctttcatacttaaaaaggtgagcaaatttaatatatattttaattaattcaaggGTTTGCTACATTTGCAGGAGAAAGGTGACCATGCTTCAGGAAACTCAACATCACCATGCatgtttattatttgtttaattaCAAAAGGATTATAGAGTGCTTCTAT
This window harbors:
- the LOC110619159 gene encoding 26S proteasome non-ATPase regulatory subunit 7 homolog A isoform X2 → MDVIKTQQISARPIEKVIVHPLVLLSIVDNYNRVAKDTRKRVVGVLLGSSFKGAVDVTNSYAVPFEEDDKDPSIWFLDHNYHESMFSMFKRINAKEHVVGWYSTGPKLRENDLDIHGLLNDYVPNPVLVIIDVQPVELGIPTKAYCAVEEVKENATQKSQKVFVHVPSEIAAHEVEEIGVEHLLRDVKDTSISTLATEVSGKLTALKGLDARLREIRSYLDLVIDGKLPLNHEILYHLQDVFNLLPNLNVADLIKAFAVKTNDMMLVVYLSSLIRSVIALHNLINNKILNKEHEKAEDSKSVAVPAAAGS
- the LOC110619159 gene encoding 26S proteasome non-ATPase regulatory subunit 7 homolog A isoform X1; translated protein: MDVIKTQQISARPIEKVIVHPLVLLSIVDNYNRVAKDTRKRVVGVLLGSSFKGAVDVTNSYAVPFEEDDKDPSIWFLDHNYHESMFSMFKRINAKEHVVGWYSTGPKLRENDLDIHGLLNDYVPNPVLVIIDVQPVELGIPTKAYCAVEEVKENATQKSQKVFVHVPSEIAAHEVEEIGVEHLLRDVKDTSISTLATEVLILNVSGKLTALKGLDARLREIRSYLDLVIDGKLPLNHEILYHLQDVFNLLPNLNVADLIKAFAVKTNDMMLVVYLSSLIRSVIALHNLINNKILNKEHEKAEDSKSVAVPAAAGS